Below is a window of Manis javanica isolate MJ-LG chromosome 2, MJ_LKY, whole genome shotgun sequence DNA.
atAACTTTCAGAATCAGCCTGTCAATTTCTATAAAAGTCATTGGTCATTTGCTAGAACAtagaaatagtttatttttgtttactgaccctatttattgtgattttaataaaCTCACTTTTTATTTCTAACTTCTTTTGTAGATTCATTGGGTGTTTCTACATAaacaattttgtatattttatttaagtaaagacagttttatttcttgctttctaatatgtatgacttttatttcctttttggcttTATTACACTGCCTAAGACTTCCAGTGTATGTTTTTGAAAAGGAGTAATAGGGTAGATATTCTTGCCCTGTTTCTGATCTTATAGGGAAGGTATTCAGTCTTTCATCAGTAAGTGTGATATTAGCTGTAGGTTCTTTGTAGATGCTTTCTATGGAGCTGAGGAAGTTTCctttatagtttttatcatgaatgtatgttaaaattttgccaaatgctttttctgcatctatcaagatcactgtatttttttttccttaaaacattGAATTGGTGAATTACATTTATTGATCTTAATATTGAATCAGCCATGCATGCCCTTAAATATAAACCACTTGATCATGACATGTATCTCCTTTTGGTATATTGCTACAtttgatttgctaacattttgttttatttttatatctgtattagaaactggtctgtagttttgtcttGATAATAGTAATTTTtgacctttctttttaaatattgatcATTCTATGTGTTTATGAATTATCTTAATCTTTCCAAAGAAActgcttttggttttattgattttctttgtttttctgctttcagtttcattgatttctattcagatccatattgttttcttcctttccttttactttagtttatttttctttttctgctttcttaagGTAGAAGTTTAGGTAGTTTTTCTTGTTCAATATAAACAGTATTATACATTTCTCAAGACTTTCTTTAGCtctgtcccacaaattttgatgcTGCATTTTCCTTGTcattaaatcaaaatattttctaaattcccTTGTGGCTTCCTCTTTGACCTGtaggttatttagaagtgttttcatgtcaaatccaaaaaaatcataGCCAAGACTTATGTCAAGGAGATTATTACTGCCTATGTTCTTTTCAGGgatttttattgtttcaggtATTACATTCAAGCCTTTAATTCACTTTGATTATATTtcatgtatggtgtaagatagtgtcCAGTTCATTGACTGTGTGTTTTCCCAACacgtttattgaagagactgttctttccctgttgcatattcttggctcccttgttgTAAATTAACTAACTttgtatgtgtgggtttgtttctGCACTgtttttttgttccattgatctatgtgtctgttttttatgccaataccatactgtttagCTTTGCAATATAAGATTGGAATAAgggagtgtgatgcctccagcttcttttttttcaagattggttTGGCTTataggggtcttctgtggttccatacaaattttagggttgtTCTATTTCTGTATAAAGTGCCATTAGAATTTTTATAAGAGACTTCAttcaatctgtaaattgttttgggtagtatgggCATTTTAATAATATGATAGAAACACCTACAGAACAtcccatccaaaagcaacagaatacatgtTCTTTTCAAATGGCCATGAAACATATGCCActatagatcatatgttaggccacaaaacaagtcttaacattttaagaagattgaaatcatgctAAACATCTTTCcaaaccaaaaatatttgaaatcagaaATCAATTGCAGGAAGAAAACTGGGAAATTCACTAACTTTTGGAGAATAAACAACATGTTACTGAATAACAATGGGTCAAAGATGTGATCAAAACGGAAGTAAAagaataccttgagacaaatgaaaatgaaaatacaacataccaaaacttgaTGCAGGAAAATAAATTCTAACAGTGAAGGTCACAGCAATAAATGCTTACatcaagaaatgagaaaaatattaactttgtatctaaggaaatagaaaaagatgaacaaacaaAGCCCCAAATTGGCTGAAGGATggaataacaaagatcagaatggaaataaacaaaataaactaaaaagacaatagaaaaaatcaatgaaactaagagctggttatttgaaaagataagcaaaatggataaatcTTCAGTAAGATTCACCGAGAAAAAAGCAGAGGACTTAcgtaaataaaaccagaaatgaaagaagagaacttaaactcataagaaaaatacagaggaTCATAGAAGACTGATATAAACAATTGTATGCCAACATATTTGACAatctagaagacatggacaaagTCCTATAAACATAACAACCAACCAacagaatcatgaagaaataaaaaaatctaaacaaagtactactagtaaggagatttaattaataataaacctTCCATAAAACAAAAGTTCAATACCAGAGAACTTCACTGTTGAACTCTGTCAAACATCAATGAATGAATACCAGTTCTTCTAAAATTCTTCCAAAATataggagggaacacttccaaacttacTTTATGAGTCCAGCATTACTGCagtaccaaaatcagacaaggaTGCCACAAGAAAAATTACATAACATTGCCCTGATGACCATACATGTAAAAATTCTctaaaaatattggaaaactaaattcagcaatacattaaaaagatcatacaccatgatcagtcaggattcattccaggaatgcaaggagaATTCAACATACAAATCAGTGTGATGCACCACAGtatcaaaatgaaggataaatttAATATGAATATCTCAATTactacagaaaaagcatttgacaaaattcaacatctatttatgattAAAATAATCTCAACAATATGAGTATAGGGGGAACATACCTTAGCATAGTAAATGCTGGATGTAAcaagcccatagctaacatcatattcaacagtgaaaagcCAAAAGTTTTTTCCTTTgccatcaggaacaagacaaggatacccattcttaccacttgtattcaacatagtattggaagtcctagccagagtaaTTAGGCAGATACAGGACAATCaatctggaaaggaagaaaattcttacTATGTGGGATGACATTTTATAAAACCTTAAAGAAGTAGGTAAATCTCAGTACTATTATTTTGCAGTGTAAGCTGTTGTCTAGAAATGCTGTATAATTAATCTAAAGTGATATAAGAAACCTTTGATACTGAAATCttggtgttttgatttttatgcttttcAACTATGCATTTAGCTATACCCCCTTATTTCATCAAATAAATCTTAGGTAATtagtaaaaattaatattgtattttttttctaattttagtgTTAAATGTTTACAAAAGACAGTGAAAGAGTCTTATCATATAGTGTGTAGATCATGTGCTTGTGAACTTGAAGTTTGTGcaaaatgtggaaaaaaagaagacattgtAATTCCGTGagtatttctttctgtgtttgggtTTTACTCTTTTAGTAACTGATAAATGAATTTTCCTTTAAGGAAACATTCAGTAGCTCTGAGATTCTTAAGTTACAGTATATCACactaatagaaaaaaagtaaattatttgttaaaattttctgTTATTACAATAGAAGTGAAATTGTATctttaggaaattaaaatactCATGAAGTTTGTATCCATTACTCATTATGAAAGAATTACTCATTATGTAACTACTTTTCTTTAATGGACATTGTGTATTAATTCCTTTGAGCCTATTTTGTTGACAACAGTGGTATAGTTGGTTGCAACATGAGTTGTTTTTCTCTCTATTTATTTCCTTAGTTTCTTGTTAATCTAGAATTGTAGTGTAAAGGTCTTTTTAATCTGTACCAGGTAAATAATGAAAGCCTGAGAAATAAACtgaagtttttttcatttttagatttaatAAGGagccagaaaagacagaaaatacagaaaataatctaTATTCTAACCAAGAAAGAAGTTGCagaaggaatgaagaagaaagtgAGGATGACTTAGACTTTGATATTGATTTAGATGATGCAGAAGATGACAATCAAATGGAttaatatgtttatattaaaagTCCGTTTGAAAACATGAAATTCTGTACAACTTTTGTCTTTGAGGTTTATGTATATAAAACCCTGTAAACTCCTAAtgaggaaataggaaaaatatatagaaaaaggaaaaatttataaatgaactATGTAGAAGATATATGTTATTCAAATGATTGTAAAATAAGTGGTAttagttttgaattttatatgtaaAGATTTATGCATGTGATTTTGTATCtctcttttatttcattatgaaaTTTGTGAGGTCCATAATGTTGTAAGAACTTTAATCTGTTCATTTTACATTGTTTTGCTTTATCCATTGTATTTACATACCACAATTTTCTTCTCATGTTGTGGGACATTTGAGTTATCTcaactttttttctattataaaccATACTCTTGAGAGAATTGTTGTGTGTTTCTTAGTACAAACATCAGCTTATTGGTATACATTGCTGTTACATATATATTAACCTGTATGTCCTTAGTTACTAATAAGCTTTAGTtccttttaacatttattgattgcTTGGATTTTGGATAGAAAATGAtactaaataattattttgttgaaatgtaatagtcttatttaagaaatgcaAGGAAGTGGCTGCAAAAAGATGGTAGAGTAGGAAAGCAACGCAGAAACcttctcccacatacacaccaaggaagcaactacaacaaatacaactaaccttgaaaatgacctgaagactgcagaacagaccatctatatCTAGTGAAGAAGGTCACAGAGAAGagtaaagtggcaaagctgcaATCaatcaggacccaagcccttccccatcccatcctactggtgggaagaagaggaacagagtggggagaggtAGGTATACAGGAACTCTGCGCACctcaccctggagatctgctctggaaacatgagtccacattctttgggctttggtgattaacggAGCTGGACACCAGAGATTGTCAGAGTATTCTAGGAGGTTGAGACTCCTGTTGCTCATAGAAGACAGGCAGCCTCCATCAGTCCCATttagacccaacacagaggcagcagttagAATGATTTACCAGCCGCTGGAAGGATGCCTGAGAGGAAggggttggacagagctctctccacAGAAGAAAAGGCAAGTGGGCACTTCTCAAGTCCTTCCTTAGCACAACTGACCAGACACGTGTGGAAGACAGCTCTAAATGCTCCATCCTGCTTGCTAGTACCGCAGCCCCAAGGCACTTCCCTGCAtactccctgcccagcccagcaaTGGTCAgcctttgctgcctggcaggtggagggagacACTGCTGCCTAGCAGAGAGAGGCTTTTGCAACTTTCCCAGCCCTCAGCCTACCTGGGGAGGTGCCTGTGGGAGTTGGCTCCAAAcactccttcctccttgctggaCCCAGTTCCATTCCTGTTCCCTGTGTACTGCTGTGCCCACCTCTCCCTCAATCCAATGGCAGTGCTGAGGGTGGCCCACACCCACAACGATCCCAGCAGAAGCCCAGCTGCACAGCTCACAAAGGTCCTTGGATGGCAGATATCAGCCACTCTGGCAGAGAGGCAGAAAGACGGCCCCACCcagcacagcccaccaacagcaactgaggCTCCACCACAaagtagaaccaggcactggtgagcagaGAGTCTTGATATTCTTGATACCAAAGGATGCCTTAGTCAtaagccattactttctagaccaggagaTATAGCAGATATAaaacaaaggaggaaacaaaaaCCCAGACAAAATTAGGATGCAGAAGATTGCTCCAAAGaaagaacaggataagacaccagaaagaaggctacatgaaacagagatcactgatcttcttgataaaaatttcaaagtaatagtAATAAGTATGCTCACTGACCTACAGTACATAACTGATGATCTCAGGGAGAATGTCAGCAaaaagaagatttgaaaaagccactcagagctaaacaatacagtaactgaaatgaaaaaatataacagagggaatgaataatagattgttgCAAGtagagacaatcaatgagatggaagttAGAGAATAGGAAGACAATGAAACtagggaaaaagaggaaaaatctctagaaatgagacAATGCTGAGAggtgtgtgacaactccaaatgaaacaatattcacttaATAGGGGAACTGGAAGGAAACAAGAGAGACAGaagggtagaaagtctctttgagaaataattgctgaaaacttccccaatctggggaaagaaagatGCCTAGGTCCTAGAAGTTATGAGAGCCCCTaaaaaaaggaaccccaggaagacaacactaagacatagtaattaaaatgacaaaggttaaggataaagagaaggtATCGTAAGCAGCTAGAGACTGGCAGAAAATTACCTATAAGGGAAGCCCCATCATGTTATTAGcatatttttcagcagaaactttacaggtcagaagggagtggcatgaactATTTCATATACTGAATCAGAAGGAACTGCAGTCAAGAGTCCTCTACCTAGccagattatcattcagaattgaaagtgATTTAAAGTTTCCTAGATAAacaaaggttaaaagaattcaccaccactcaACTGGCCttacagaatatgttaaagggacttctgtagatagaaatgttcttaTTTAAGCCTCAGtattttcaccagtgaaaataaacccacagaaatgatagtagaccaattacttactaagcaagtgtgaagttgaaaaaaaaagatagttaaatcaactaaacacaaaatcagtcaaggtatacacaaaaaatgcagattatgacatctaatatataaagtgtggaggaggaagaatacatTTTTTAGACTGTTTGAAATAGAGAAACCATCAACATAGTATATATTGTTACATAGTTAGGACACTGTCTGTGAACCTTATGGTAATCACAAGCCTAAAGcatataattgatacacaaaaaatttaaggaaaaaatctaatcacaacactaaagaaagccaTCAAATAAAAGAATAGTTTAAGAGGAAGAGAGcatcagagaggaactacaaaaacaaccagaaaacaaccaAATGGCaagtacatatttatcaataaCTACATTAAATGTACATGcatccatctgtatgctgcctacaggagactcatttcagacctaaaggcatacatagactgaaattgaaaggatggaaaaagatatttcatgcaaataatagggagaaaagagcaggcgTAGGAGtgcttgtatgagacaaaatagatttcaaaacagagtAACAAgtgacaaggacattacataatgataaaggatcagtccaacaggaggatataacaataataaatatctatatacccaatgtaagagcacctaaatatataaaataaatactaacaaaactgaagggagaaatagactgcaactcattcattttatgagataTTAACACACCACTTAAATCATTGGACAGATcaacaaccagaaaataaataaggaaacagaggcattgaacaacatactagatcagatggacttaacagatattcaAAGAACATTTCACCCAAAAAACCCTAGGattcatatttttctcaagtgcccctggaacattctccataataaaTCACATATGAagacacagaaagagcctcagcaaattaaaaaaggttgaaattgcatcaaacatcttttcagatcataatggtatgaaactagaaataaattacatgaagaaaacaaacaaaaataacaaacacatggacactaaacaacatgcttctcaataatcaatagatcaaagTGCAAAttaagcaatatgtggagactaatgaaaacaaaaatgaaacagtcCGACATTTTTGGGATTtcgcaaaagcagttctaagagggaagtacatagcagtTAAGGCCTCCCTCAAGAAACAAGTACAATCTCAGTGTAAAGGCACAACTAAAGAAAtctaaaaagaaggacaaaagaaactcagttagtagaaggaaagacataataaagatcagagcagaaataaataagaaaataaaacaatacaaaaaaagcagtgaaaccaagaactgattctttgagaagataaacaaaatagacaaacccctag
It encodes the following:
- the C2H9orf85 gene encoding uncharacterized protein C9orf85 homolog isoform X1; this encodes MSSQKGNVVRSRPQRHQNTFSFKNDKFDKTVQTKKINAKLHDGVCQHCKEVLEWRVKYSKYKLLSKPKKCVKCLQKTVKESYHIVCRSCACELEVCAKCGKKEDIVIPFNKEPEKTENTENNLYSNQERSCRRNEEESEDDLDFDIDLDDAEDDNQMD